A portion of the Paenibacillus sp. PvR098 genome contains these proteins:
- a CDS encoding NAD-dependent succinate-semialdehyde dehydrogenase, with protein sequence MYINGEFCNARSNQTFDVINPATGEVVETVAKGGAEDAQAAIDAAQAALQPWSRLTAKDRYTFLTRTAGILRSRTEPIAELITREMGKPLAEARGEIGLAIDYLDWYAEEGKRIYGDTIPASAPNKRIFVLRQPVGVVGAITPWNFPIAMITRKLAPALAAGCTIILKAASATPLAAIEVFKALHEAGVPKGVANLVNGSASEVVGTLMASPVVRKITFTGSTEVGKELVRQSADTMKKVSMELGGHAPLLVFEDADLEKAAEGAIASKFRNAGQTCVCTNRIYVQKSVVEKFASIMAEKVKKLVIGNGLNDGVNIGPLIDKAAMEKAQEHIDDAVEKGATILAGGSKLIEGELAGGCFFAPTVLLNATHDMKISYEETFGPVAPIFTFETEEEAIRYANDTVYGLASYIYTKDGSRMFRVAEAMEYGIVGINDSLPTVAQAPFGGIKESGVGREGGKYGIEDYLEYKFLSLQLDL encoded by the coding sequence CTGTATATTAATGGAGAATTCTGTAATGCCAGGTCCAATCAAACCTTTGACGTGATCAACCCGGCGACGGGAGAAGTAGTAGAAACCGTTGCCAAAGGGGGCGCGGAGGACGCGCAAGCTGCCATTGACGCAGCTCAGGCCGCACTGCAGCCGTGGTCCCGCTTAACGGCGAAGGATCGCTACACGTTTTTGACCCGAACCGCGGGGATTCTCCGCAGCCGTACCGAACCGATTGCGGAGCTGATCACCCGCGAGATGGGCAAACCGCTGGCGGAGGCGAGAGGCGAGATCGGTCTTGCGATCGACTATCTGGACTGGTACGCCGAAGAGGGTAAACGGATCTATGGAGATACCATACCAGCCTCTGCTCCGAACAAGCGCATCTTCGTGCTGCGTCAGCCGGTCGGTGTGGTCGGGGCGATCACCCCGTGGAACTTCCCGATCGCGATGATCACCCGCAAGCTGGCCCCGGCGCTGGCGGCAGGCTGCACGATCATCCTCAAGGCGGCGTCGGCTACACCGCTGGCCGCGATTGAGGTGTTCAAAGCGCTGCATGAAGCCGGTGTGCCCAAGGGCGTAGCGAACCTAGTGAACGGTTCCGCCTCCGAAGTGGTGGGCACCCTGATGGCCAGCCCCGTGGTGCGCAAGATTACCTTCACCGGCTCAACCGAAGTCGGCAAAGAGCTCGTACGCCAGTCGGCCGACACAATGAAGAAAGTATCGATGGAACTCGGCGGACACGCCCCGCTTCTCGTATTTGAGGATGCCGATCTGGAGAAAGCGGCAGAGGGAGCGATCGCCAGCAAGTTCCGCAACGCCGGTCAAACGTGTGTTTGTACGAACCGGATCTATGTGCAGAAGTCCGTGGTTGAGAAGTTTGCCTCCATTATGGCGGAGAAAGTAAAGAAGCTCGTCATTGGCAACGGCCTGAATGACGGCGTCAACATCGGTCCGTTGATCGACAAAGCGGCAATGGAAAAAGCGCAGGAGCATATCGACGATGCGGTGGAGAAGGGTGCCACCATCCTGGCGGGCGGCAGCAAGCTTATCGAAGGTGAACTGGCGGGCGGCTGCTTCTTCGCACCGACCGTGCTGCTTAACGCGACGCATGACATGAAGATTTCCTATGAAGAAACGTTCGGCCCGGTCGCGCCGATCTTTACGTTTGAAACCGAGGAAGAAGCAATTCGCTATGCCAATGACACCGTCTATGGGCTGGCTTCCTACATTTATACCAAAGACGGCTCCCGCATGTTCCGGGTAGCCGAAGCGATGGAGTACGGCATCGTCGGCATCAATGACTCCCTGCCAACTGTAGCGCAAGCTCCGTTCGGCGGGATCAAGGAATCCGGCGTCGGACGCGAAGGCGGCAAGTACGGCATTGAAGATTATTTGGAGTATAAATTCCTGTCCCTCCAGTTGGACCTGTAA
- a CDS encoding FAD-linked oxidase C-terminal domain-containing protein yields the protein MAVAYRKIDSDIVRRVRAIIPEPKRVMTEKADLAGYSFDGSFGTYMPELVVQPKSTAEVASIVKLAYEEVIPVYPRGQSTSLSGGPLPVEGGIVLDLSRWDQKLEVYPEDLIVVVSPGVLTGNIHAAAEKVGLMYPPDPSSSAVSTIGGNLAENSGGPRGLKYGVTKDYVLGLEFVTPQGEIIRTGGRTVKNVTGYDLTKLIVGSEGTLGVITEATLQLIPKPPKTATLLAIFDDIVTSGEAISKVLTSGILPSKMEIMDQASIHAVENYEPSGLPVDAEAIILIEVDGHARTVEEEIKEAGRICEAIGAREVKIASTAVEEANLWKARKLVSPAITRVKPTKISEDATVPRSQIPAMFARLKTIREKYNVNLVVFGHAGDGNLHPNIVADKRDKEEMKRVEQAVTEIFETAIELGGTLSGEHGIGNMKAPFMEMELGKAGLQMMKLIKDSWDPKNIMNPGKIFPAPGQRLNLTEG from the coding sequence ATGGCTGTGGCTTATAGAAAAATAGATTCCGACATCGTACGCCGGGTGCGTGCCATCATTCCTGAACCCAAACGCGTGATGACGGAGAAAGCGGATTTGGCCGGCTATTCCTTTGACGGTTCGTTTGGGACCTATATGCCGGAGCTGGTCGTGCAGCCGAAAAGCACCGCCGAGGTGGCGTCCATCGTCAAGCTGGCCTATGAGGAAGTCATTCCGGTGTATCCTCGCGGCCAGTCGACCTCGCTTTCTGGAGGGCCGCTGCCGGTCGAAGGCGGCATTGTACTGGATCTGTCCCGGTGGGATCAGAAGCTGGAGGTCTACCCCGAGGATCTCATCGTGGTCGTTTCCCCGGGCGTATTGACCGGAAACATCCATGCGGCGGCGGAAAAGGTCGGGTTGATGTACCCGCCTGATCCGAGCAGCTCCGCGGTTTCGACGATCGGCGGCAATTTGGCCGAGAACTCCGGGGGGCCGCGCGGCTTGAAGTACGGTGTAACGAAAGATTATGTGCTGGGGCTGGAATTCGTCACGCCGCAGGGGGAGATTATCCGTACGGGCGGCCGCACGGTGAAGAATGTGACCGGCTATGACTTGACCAAGCTGATTGTCGGGTCGGAAGGGACGCTAGGCGTCATTACCGAAGCGACGCTGCAGCTGATTCCCAAGCCGCCGAAAACGGCGACGCTCCTGGCGATCTTCGATGATATCGTGACTTCCGGCGAAGCAATCTCGAAGGTGCTGACCTCGGGCATCCTGCCCTCCAAAATGGAGATCATGGACCAAGCCTCCATTCATGCGGTGGAAAACTACGAGCCGAGCGGGTTGCCTGTGGACGCCGAGGCGATCATCCTCATTGAGGTGGATGGCCACGCCCGCACGGTCGAGGAAGAGATCAAGGAAGCCGGGCGGATTTGCGAAGCCATCGGGGCCCGCGAGGTAAAGATCGCCAGCACGGCAGTGGAGGAGGCCAATTTGTGGAAAGCGCGCAAACTGGTGTCTCCGGCGATTACCCGGGTCAAGCCGACCAAGATTTCGGAGGACGCCACCGTTCCGCGCAGCCAGATCCCGGCGATGTTTGCCCGGTTGAAAACGATCCGCGAAAAATACAACGTCAACCTGGTTGTGTTCGGGCATGCCGGAGACGGGAATCTGCATCCGAACATTGTGGCCGACAAGCGGGACAAAGAAGAGATGAAGCGCGTCGAGCAGGCCGTGACGGAGATATTTGAAACGGCGATCGAGCTGGGCGGCACGCTGTCCGGTGAGCACGGCATCGGCAACATGAAGGCGCCGTTCATGGAGATGGAGTTGGGGAAAGCAGGGCTTCAAATGATGAAGCTGATCAAGGACAGTTGGGATCCGAAGAATATTATGAATCCGGGCAAGATTTTTCCTGCTCCCGGGCAGCGGCTCAACTTAACGGAGGGGTAG